The following are encoded together in the Syngnathus typhle isolate RoL2023-S1 ecotype Sweden linkage group LG5, RoL_Styp_1.0, whole genome shotgun sequence genome:
- the rnft2 gene encoding RING finger and transmembrane domain-containing protein 2 isoform X5, whose amino-acid sequence MFSGLAGIPSAAVSTAQFQAAGLVLGSPPDVFVQMTASSREAGGPHRPEGRAFLPHPPHHHFHQPPPLQHGTPSLLQQATAVAAAAAGSERHHRGPREEAGPEDPAAPAPAFSELKAMVTWLQRGFPFILILLAKVCFQHKLGIAVCVGMASTFAYANATFKRQVSLRVRQRVLTLRHDPKVRSARCWWPCGWRCFSPATWRTCTTPSAKKSSTTAILCVVSFSRAPVWFLSCEYFMLSSQYCLSQVLRVSPSHMRAQCKRGKKYGVCVCASCPSLLFSKPNLDTFDFFDLMWAVGITDFVLKFVTVGLKCFVLVLPGIFLAFKSRGKFYLLIEELSQLFRALVPIQLWYKYIVGEEPSASYFLGAALMIVYGICKSLDICGRASTLRKAAVLLCRPQSCGVRAGSQRCSEAGDVCALCQTRFREPVALLCQHIFCEECLSSWLDRERACPLCRTTVVETLRCWKDGTTSAHFQVY is encoded by the exons ATGTTTTCGGGCCTGGCAGGCATCCCGTCGGCCGCAGTCTCCACTGCccagttccaggcggccggttTAGTGCTGGGCTCGCCCCCGGACGTCTTTGTGCAGATGACAGCGTCGTCCCGGGAAGCAGGCGGCCCTCATCGCCCCGAGGGCCGAGCCTTCCTGCCTCACCCTCCTCACCACCATTTTCACCAGCCACCGCCGCTGCAGCACGGGACCCCCTCACTCCTGCAACAGGCCACGGCggtggcggcagcggcggcaggcTCAGAGAGGCACCACCGTGGCCCCCGAGAAGAGGCGGGCCCGGAGGACCCGGCCGCGCCGGCTCCAGCCTTCTCTGAGCTGAAGGCGATGGTGACATGGCTGCAGAGGGGCTTCCCGTTCATCCTCATCCTGCTGGCCAAAGTCTGCTTTCAGCATAAGCTTG GTATTGCCGTCTGCGTGGGGATGGCCAGCACCTTTGCTTACGCCAACGCCACCTTCAAGCGTCAGGTGTCGCTGCGGGTGAGACAACGTGTCCTGACGCTTCGTCATGATCCCAAAGT GAGGAGCGCTCGGTGCTGGTGGCCCTGTGGATGGCGCTGTTTCTCTCCGGCAACGTGGCGTACGTGTACTACACCTTCAGCCAAGAAGAGCTCTACAACAG CCATCTTATGTGTCGTTTCTTTTAGCAGAGCTCCCGTCTGGTTTTTGTCCTGTGAGTATTTTATGTTGAGCTCACAATATTGTTTGTCGCAGGTGCTGCGCGTGTCACCTTCTCACATGCGAGCGCAgtgtaaaagggggaaaaaatatggtgtgtgtgtgtgtgcgtcctgTCCCAGCCTCCTGTTTTCCAAGCCCAATCTGGACACTTTTGACTTCTTTGACCTCATGTGGGCGGTGGGCATCACCGACTTTGTCCTCAAGTTTGTCACCGTTGGACTGAAATGCTTCGTCCTTGTTCTACCTGGCATCTTCTTGGCGTTCAAGTCCAGG GGAAAGTTCTACCTGCTGATCGAGGAGCTGAGTCAGCTGTTTCGCGCCCTGGTTCCCATCCAGCTGTGGTACAAGTACATCGTGGGAGAAGAGCCCTCGGCCAGCTACTTCTTAGGAGCCGCGCTCATGATCGTCTACGGCATCTGCAAG TCCCTTGACATCTGCGGCCGAGCGTCGACCCTCCGCAAGGCCGCCGTCCTGCTCTGCCGCCCTCAG AGTTGCGGCGTGCGCGCCGGCAGCCAGCGATGCAGCGAGGCCGGCGATGTGTGCGCTCTTTGCCAGACGCGTTTCCGCGAGCCCGTCGCCCTCCTGTGCCAG CATATTTTCTGCGAGGAGTGTCTGAGTTCCTGGTTGGACCGGGAGAGGGCGTGCCCCCTGTGTCGCACCACCGTCGTGGAGACCCTCCGATGCTGGAAGGACGGGACCACCTCCGCTCACTTCCAAGTCTACTAA
- the rnft2 gene encoding RING finger and transmembrane domain-containing protein 2 isoform X4, with protein MRNRSQTQGSESSLDEGGTFDCLKPDTPALPQQMFSGLAGIPSAAVSTAQFQAAGLVLGSPPDVFVQMTASSREAGGPHRPEGRAFLPHPPHHHFHQPPPLQHGTPSLLQQATAVAAAAAGSERHHRGPREEAGPEDPAAPAPAFSELKAMVTWLQRGFPFILILLAKVCFQHKLGIAVCVGMASTFAYANATFKRQVSLRVRQRVLTLRHDPKVRSARCWWPCGWRCFSPATWRTCTTPSAKKSSTTAILCVVSFSRAPVWFLSCEYFMLSSQYCLSQVLRVSPSHMRAQCKRGKKYGVCVCASCPSLLFSKPNLDTFDFFDLMWAVGITDFVLKFVTVGLKCFVLVLPGIFLAFKSRGKFYLLIEELSQLFRALVPIQLWYKYIVGEEPSASYFLGAALMIVYGICKSLDICGRASTLRKAAVLLCRPQSCGVRAGSQRCSEAGDVCALCQTRFREPVALLCQHIFCEECLSSWLDRERACPLCRTTVVETLRCWKDGTTSAHFQVY; from the exons ATGAG GAACCGTAGCCAAACCCAGGGATCCGAGAGCAGTCTGGATGAAGGCGGCACGTTCGACTGTCTGAAACCCGATACGCCCGCGTTGCCCCAGCAGATGTTTTCGGGCCTGGCAGGCATCCCGTCGGCCGCAGTCTCCACTGCccagttccaggcggccggttTAGTGCTGGGCTCGCCCCCGGACGTCTTTGTGCAGATGACAGCGTCGTCCCGGGAAGCAGGCGGCCCTCATCGCCCCGAGGGCCGAGCCTTCCTGCCTCACCCTCCTCACCACCATTTTCACCAGCCACCGCCGCTGCAGCACGGGACCCCCTCACTCCTGCAACAGGCCACGGCggtggcggcagcggcggcaggcTCAGAGAGGCACCACCGTGGCCCCCGAGAAGAGGCGGGCCCGGAGGACCCGGCCGCGCCGGCTCCAGCCTTCTCTGAGCTGAAGGCGATGGTGACATGGCTGCAGAGGGGCTTCCCGTTCATCCTCATCCTGCTGGCCAAAGTCTGCTTTCAGCATAAGCTTG GTATTGCCGTCTGCGTGGGGATGGCCAGCACCTTTGCTTACGCCAACGCCACCTTCAAGCGTCAGGTGTCGCTGCGGGTGAGACAACGTGTCCTGACGCTTCGTCATGATCCCAAAGT GAGGAGCGCTCGGTGCTGGTGGCCCTGTGGATGGCGCTGTTTCTCTCCGGCAACGTGGCGTACGTGTACTACACCTTCAGCCAAGAAGAGCTCTACAACAG CCATCTTATGTGTCGTTTCTTTTAGCAGAGCTCCCGTCTGGTTTTTGTCCTGTGAGTATTTTATGTTGAGCTCACAATATTGTTTGTCGCAGGTGCTGCGCGTGTCACCTTCTCACATGCGAGCGCAgtgtaaaagggggaaaaaatatggtgtgtgtgtgtgtgcgtcctgTCCCAGCCTCCTGTTTTCCAAGCCCAATCTGGACACTTTTGACTTCTTTGACCTCATGTGGGCGGTGGGCATCACCGACTTTGTCCTCAAGTTTGTCACCGTTGGACTGAAATGCTTCGTCCTTGTTCTACCTGGCATCTTCTTGGCGTTCAAGTCCAGG GGAAAGTTCTACCTGCTGATCGAGGAGCTGAGTCAGCTGTTTCGCGCCCTGGTTCCCATCCAGCTGTGGTACAAGTACATCGTGGGAGAAGAGCCCTCGGCCAGCTACTTCTTAGGAGCCGCGCTCATGATCGTCTACGGCATCTGCAAG TCCCTTGACATCTGCGGCCGAGCGTCGACCCTCCGCAAGGCCGCCGTCCTGCTCTGCCGCCCTCAG AGTTGCGGCGTGCGCGCCGGCAGCCAGCGATGCAGCGAGGCCGGCGATGTGTGCGCTCTTTGCCAGACGCGTTTCCGCGAGCCCGTCGCCCTCCTGTGCCAG CATATTTTCTGCGAGGAGTGTCTGAGTTCCTGGTTGGACCGGGAGAGGGCGTGCCCCCTGTGTCGCACCACCGTCGTGGAGACCCTCCGATGCTGGAAGGACGGGACCACCTCCGCTCACTTCCAAGTCTACTAA
- the rnft2 gene encoding RING finger and transmembrane domain-containing protein 2 isoform X2: MRLRAASCVDERRAMQRRHSSNTDGMSSERNRSQTQGSESSLDEGGTFDCLKPDTPALPQQMFSGLAGIPSAAVSTAQFQAAGLVLGSPPDVFVQMTASSREAGGPHRPEGRAFLPHPPHHHFHQPPPLQHGTPSLLQQATAVAAAAAGSERHHRGPREEAGPEDPAAPAPAFSELKAMVTWLQRGFPFILILLAKVCFQHKLGIAVCVGMASTFAYANATFKRQVSLREERSVLVALWMALFLSGNVAYVYYTFSQEELYNSRAPVWFLSCEYFMLSSQYCLSQVLRVSPSHMRAQCKRGKKYGVCVCASCPSLLFSKPNLDTFDFFDLMWAVGITDFVLKFVTVGLKCFVLVLPGIFLAFKSRGKFYLLIEELSQLFRALVPIQLWYKYIVGEEPSASYFLGAALMIVYGICKSLDICGRASTLRKAAVLLCRPQSCGVRAGSQRCSEAGDVCALCQTRFREPVALLCQHIFCEECLSSWLDRERACPLCRTTVVETLRCWKDGTTSAHFQVY; this comes from the exons ATGAGGTTAAG GGCAGCTTCGTGTGTTGATGAGCGCCGTGCCATGCAGAGgagacacagcagcaacacggatGGCATGTCCTCTGAAAG GAACCGTAGCCAAACCCAGGGATCCGAGAGCAGTCTGGATGAAGGCGGCACGTTCGACTGTCTGAAACCCGATACGCCCGCGTTGCCCCAGCAGATGTTTTCGGGCCTGGCAGGCATCCCGTCGGCCGCAGTCTCCACTGCccagttccaggcggccggttTAGTGCTGGGCTCGCCCCCGGACGTCTTTGTGCAGATGACAGCGTCGTCCCGGGAAGCAGGCGGCCCTCATCGCCCCGAGGGCCGAGCCTTCCTGCCTCACCCTCCTCACCACCATTTTCACCAGCCACCGCCGCTGCAGCACGGGACCCCCTCACTCCTGCAACAGGCCACGGCggtggcggcagcggcggcaggcTCAGAGAGGCACCACCGTGGCCCCCGAGAAGAGGCGGGCCCGGAGGACCCGGCCGCGCCGGCTCCAGCCTTCTCTGAGCTGAAGGCGATGGTGACATGGCTGCAGAGGGGCTTCCCGTTCATCCTCATCCTGCTGGCCAAAGTCTGCTTTCAGCATAAGCTTG GTATTGCCGTCTGCGTGGGGATGGCCAGCACCTTTGCTTACGCCAACGCCACCTTCAAGCGTCAGGTGTCGCTGCGG GAGGAGCGCTCGGTGCTGGTGGCCCTGTGGATGGCGCTGTTTCTCTCCGGCAACGTGGCGTACGTGTACTACACCTTCAGCCAAGAAGAGCTCTACAACAG CAGAGCTCCCGTCTGGTTTTTGTCCTGTGAGTATTTTATGTTGAGCTCACAATATTGTTTGTCGCAGGTGCTGCGCGTGTCACCTTCTCACATGCGAGCGCAgtgtaaaagggggaaaaaatatggtgtgtgtgtgtgtgcgtcctgTCCCAGCCTCCTGTTTTCCAAGCCCAATCTGGACACTTTTGACTTCTTTGACCTCATGTGGGCGGTGGGCATCACCGACTTTGTCCTCAAGTTTGTCACCGTTGGACTGAAATGCTTCGTCCTTGTTCTACCTGGCATCTTCTTGGCGTTCAAGTCCAGG GGAAAGTTCTACCTGCTGATCGAGGAGCTGAGTCAGCTGTTTCGCGCCCTGGTTCCCATCCAGCTGTGGTACAAGTACATCGTGGGAGAAGAGCCCTCGGCCAGCTACTTCTTAGGAGCCGCGCTCATGATCGTCTACGGCATCTGCAAG TCCCTTGACATCTGCGGCCGAGCGTCGACCCTCCGCAAGGCCGCCGTCCTGCTCTGCCGCCCTCAG AGTTGCGGCGTGCGCGCCGGCAGCCAGCGATGCAGCGAGGCCGGCGATGTGTGCGCTCTTTGCCAGACGCGTTTCCGCGAGCCCGTCGCCCTCCTGTGCCAG CATATTTTCTGCGAGGAGTGTCTGAGTTCCTGGTTGGACCGGGAGAGGGCGTGCCCCCTGTGTCGCACCACCGTCGTGGAGACCCTCCGATGCTGGAAGGACGGGACCACCTCCGCTCACTTCCAAGTCTACTAA
- the rnft2 gene encoding RING finger and transmembrane domain-containing protein 2 isoform X1: protein MRLRAASCVDERRAMQRRHSSNTDGMSSERNRSQTQGSESSLDEGGTFDCLKPDTPALPQQMFSGLAGIPSAAVSTAQFQAAGLVLGSPPDVFVQMTASSREAGGPHRPEGRAFLPHPPHHHFHQPPPLQHGTPSLLQQATAVAAAAAGSERHHRGPREEAGPEDPAAPAPAFSELKAMVTWLQRGFPFILILLAKVCFQHKLGIAVCVGMASTFAYANATFKRQVSLRVRQRVLTLRHDPKVRSARCWWPCGWRCFSPATWRTCTTPSAKKSSTTAILCVVSFSRAPVWFLSCEYFMLSSQYCLSQVLRVSPSHMRAQCKRGKKYGVCVCASCPSLLFSKPNLDTFDFFDLMWAVGITDFVLKFVTVGLKCFVLVLPGIFLAFKSRGKFYLLIEELSQLFRALVPIQLWYKYIVGEEPSASYFLGAALMIVYGICKSLDICGRASTLRKAAVLLCRPQSCGVRAGSQRCSEAGDVCALCQTRFREPVALLCQHIFCEECLSSWLDRERACPLCRTTVVETLRCWKDGTTSAHFQVY from the exons ATGAGGTTAAG GGCAGCTTCGTGTGTTGATGAGCGCCGTGCCATGCAGAGgagacacagcagcaacacggatGGCATGTCCTCTGAAAG GAACCGTAGCCAAACCCAGGGATCCGAGAGCAGTCTGGATGAAGGCGGCACGTTCGACTGTCTGAAACCCGATACGCCCGCGTTGCCCCAGCAGATGTTTTCGGGCCTGGCAGGCATCCCGTCGGCCGCAGTCTCCACTGCccagttccaggcggccggttTAGTGCTGGGCTCGCCCCCGGACGTCTTTGTGCAGATGACAGCGTCGTCCCGGGAAGCAGGCGGCCCTCATCGCCCCGAGGGCCGAGCCTTCCTGCCTCACCCTCCTCACCACCATTTTCACCAGCCACCGCCGCTGCAGCACGGGACCCCCTCACTCCTGCAACAGGCCACGGCggtggcggcagcggcggcaggcTCAGAGAGGCACCACCGTGGCCCCCGAGAAGAGGCGGGCCCGGAGGACCCGGCCGCGCCGGCTCCAGCCTTCTCTGAGCTGAAGGCGATGGTGACATGGCTGCAGAGGGGCTTCCCGTTCATCCTCATCCTGCTGGCCAAAGTCTGCTTTCAGCATAAGCTTG GTATTGCCGTCTGCGTGGGGATGGCCAGCACCTTTGCTTACGCCAACGCCACCTTCAAGCGTCAGGTGTCGCTGCGGGTGAGACAACGTGTCCTGACGCTTCGTCATGATCCCAAAGT GAGGAGCGCTCGGTGCTGGTGGCCCTGTGGATGGCGCTGTTTCTCTCCGGCAACGTGGCGTACGTGTACTACACCTTCAGCCAAGAAGAGCTCTACAACAG CCATCTTATGTGTCGTTTCTTTTAGCAGAGCTCCCGTCTGGTTTTTGTCCTGTGAGTATTTTATGTTGAGCTCACAATATTGTTTGTCGCAGGTGCTGCGCGTGTCACCTTCTCACATGCGAGCGCAgtgtaaaagggggaaaaaatatggtgtgtgtgtgtgtgcgtcctgTCCCAGCCTCCTGTTTTCCAAGCCCAATCTGGACACTTTTGACTTCTTTGACCTCATGTGGGCGGTGGGCATCACCGACTTTGTCCTCAAGTTTGTCACCGTTGGACTGAAATGCTTCGTCCTTGTTCTACCTGGCATCTTCTTGGCGTTCAAGTCCAGG GGAAAGTTCTACCTGCTGATCGAGGAGCTGAGTCAGCTGTTTCGCGCCCTGGTTCCCATCCAGCTGTGGTACAAGTACATCGTGGGAGAAGAGCCCTCGGCCAGCTACTTCTTAGGAGCCGCGCTCATGATCGTCTACGGCATCTGCAAG TCCCTTGACATCTGCGGCCGAGCGTCGACCCTCCGCAAGGCCGCCGTCCTGCTCTGCCGCCCTCAG AGTTGCGGCGTGCGCGCCGGCAGCCAGCGATGCAGCGAGGCCGGCGATGTGTGCGCTCTTTGCCAGACGCGTTTCCGCGAGCCCGTCGCCCTCCTGTGCCAG CATATTTTCTGCGAGGAGTGTCTGAGTTCCTGGTTGGACCGGGAGAGGGCGTGCCCCCTGTGTCGCACCACCGTCGTGGAGACCCTCCGATGCTGGAAGGACGGGACCACCTCCGCTCACTTCCAAGTCTACTAA
- the rnft2 gene encoding RING finger and transmembrane domain-containing protein 2 isoform X3, translated as MRLRAASCVDERRAMQRRHSSNTDGMSSERNRSQTQGSESSLDEGGTFDCLKPDTPALPQQMFSGLAGIPSAAVSTAQFQAAGLVLGSPPDVFVQMTASSREAGGPHRPEGRAFLPHPPHHHFHQPPPLQHGTPSLLQQATAVAAAAAGSERHHRGPREEAGPEDPAAPAPAFSELKAMVTWLQRGFPFILILLAKVCFQHKLGIAVCVGMASTFAYANATFKRQVSLREERSVLVALWMALFLSGNVAYVYYTFSQEELYNRAPVWFLSCEYFMLSSQYCLSQVLRVSPSHMRAQCKRGKKYGVCVCASCPSLLFSKPNLDTFDFFDLMWAVGITDFVLKFVTVGLKCFVLVLPGIFLAFKSRGKFYLLIEELSQLFRALVPIQLWYKYIVGEEPSASYFLGAALMIVYGICKSLDICGRASTLRKAAVLLCRPQSCGVRAGSQRCSEAGDVCALCQTRFREPVALLCQHIFCEECLSSWLDRERACPLCRTTVVETLRCWKDGTTSAHFQVY; from the exons ATGAGGTTAAG GGCAGCTTCGTGTGTTGATGAGCGCCGTGCCATGCAGAGgagacacagcagcaacacggatGGCATGTCCTCTGAAAG GAACCGTAGCCAAACCCAGGGATCCGAGAGCAGTCTGGATGAAGGCGGCACGTTCGACTGTCTGAAACCCGATACGCCCGCGTTGCCCCAGCAGATGTTTTCGGGCCTGGCAGGCATCCCGTCGGCCGCAGTCTCCACTGCccagttccaggcggccggttTAGTGCTGGGCTCGCCCCCGGACGTCTTTGTGCAGATGACAGCGTCGTCCCGGGAAGCAGGCGGCCCTCATCGCCCCGAGGGCCGAGCCTTCCTGCCTCACCCTCCTCACCACCATTTTCACCAGCCACCGCCGCTGCAGCACGGGACCCCCTCACTCCTGCAACAGGCCACGGCggtggcggcagcggcggcaggcTCAGAGAGGCACCACCGTGGCCCCCGAGAAGAGGCGGGCCCGGAGGACCCGGCCGCGCCGGCTCCAGCCTTCTCTGAGCTGAAGGCGATGGTGACATGGCTGCAGAGGGGCTTCCCGTTCATCCTCATCCTGCTGGCCAAAGTCTGCTTTCAGCATAAGCTTG GTATTGCCGTCTGCGTGGGGATGGCCAGCACCTTTGCTTACGCCAACGCCACCTTCAAGCGTCAGGTGTCGCTGCGG GAGGAGCGCTCGGTGCTGGTGGCCCTGTGGATGGCGCTGTTTCTCTCCGGCAACGTGGCGTACGTGTACTACACCTTCAGCCAAGAAGAGCTCTACAACAG AGCTCCCGTCTGGTTTTTGTCCTGTGAGTATTTTATGTTGAGCTCACAATATTGTTTGTCGCAGGTGCTGCGCGTGTCACCTTCTCACATGCGAGCGCAgtgtaaaagggggaaaaaatatggtgtgtgtgtgtgtgcgtcctgTCCCAGCCTCCTGTTTTCCAAGCCCAATCTGGACACTTTTGACTTCTTTGACCTCATGTGGGCGGTGGGCATCACCGACTTTGTCCTCAAGTTTGTCACCGTTGGACTGAAATGCTTCGTCCTTGTTCTACCTGGCATCTTCTTGGCGTTCAAGTCCAGG GGAAAGTTCTACCTGCTGATCGAGGAGCTGAGTCAGCTGTTTCGCGCCCTGGTTCCCATCCAGCTGTGGTACAAGTACATCGTGGGAGAAGAGCCCTCGGCCAGCTACTTCTTAGGAGCCGCGCTCATGATCGTCTACGGCATCTGCAAG TCCCTTGACATCTGCGGCCGAGCGTCGACCCTCCGCAAGGCCGCCGTCCTGCTCTGCCGCCCTCAG AGTTGCGGCGTGCGCGCCGGCAGCCAGCGATGCAGCGAGGCCGGCGATGTGTGCGCTCTTTGCCAGACGCGTTTCCGCGAGCCCGTCGCCCTCCTGTGCCAG CATATTTTCTGCGAGGAGTGTCTGAGTTCCTGGTTGGACCGGGAGAGGGCGTGCCCCCTGTGTCGCACCACCGTCGTGGAGACCCTCCGATGCTGGAAGGACGGGACCACCTCCGCTCACTTCCAAGTCTACTAA
- the rnft2 gene encoding RING finger and transmembrane domain-containing protein 2 isoform X6, with product MRLRAASCVDERRAMQRRHSSNTDGMSSERNRSQTQGSESSLDEGGTFDCLKPDTPALPQQMFSGLAGIPSAAVSTAQFQAAGLVLGSPPDVFVQMTASSREAGGPHRPEGRAFLPHPPHHHFHQPPPLQHGTPSLLQQATAVAAAAAGSERHHRGPREEAGPEDPAAPAPAFSELKAMVTWLQRGFPFILILLAKVCFQHKLGIAVCVGMASTFAYANATFKRQVSLREERSVLVALWMALFLSGNVAYVYYTFSQEELYNSLLFSKPNLDTFDFFDLMWAVGITDFVLKFVTVGLKCFVLVLPGIFLAFKSRGKFYLLIEELSQLFRALVPIQLWYKYIVGEEPSASYFLGAALMIVYGICKSLDICGRASTLRKAAVLLCRPQSCGVRAGSQRCSEAGDVCALCQTRFREPVALLCQHIFCEECLSSWLDRERACPLCRTTVVETLRCWKDGTTSAHFQVY from the exons ATGAGGTTAAG GGCAGCTTCGTGTGTTGATGAGCGCCGTGCCATGCAGAGgagacacagcagcaacacggatGGCATGTCCTCTGAAAG GAACCGTAGCCAAACCCAGGGATCCGAGAGCAGTCTGGATGAAGGCGGCACGTTCGACTGTCTGAAACCCGATACGCCCGCGTTGCCCCAGCAGATGTTTTCGGGCCTGGCAGGCATCCCGTCGGCCGCAGTCTCCACTGCccagttccaggcggccggttTAGTGCTGGGCTCGCCCCCGGACGTCTTTGTGCAGATGACAGCGTCGTCCCGGGAAGCAGGCGGCCCTCATCGCCCCGAGGGCCGAGCCTTCCTGCCTCACCCTCCTCACCACCATTTTCACCAGCCACCGCCGCTGCAGCACGGGACCCCCTCACTCCTGCAACAGGCCACGGCggtggcggcagcggcggcaggcTCAGAGAGGCACCACCGTGGCCCCCGAGAAGAGGCGGGCCCGGAGGACCCGGCCGCGCCGGCTCCAGCCTTCTCTGAGCTGAAGGCGATGGTGACATGGCTGCAGAGGGGCTTCCCGTTCATCCTCATCCTGCTGGCCAAAGTCTGCTTTCAGCATAAGCTTG GTATTGCCGTCTGCGTGGGGATGGCCAGCACCTTTGCTTACGCCAACGCCACCTTCAAGCGTCAGGTGTCGCTGCGG GAGGAGCGCTCGGTGCTGGTGGCCCTGTGGATGGCGCTGTTTCTCTCCGGCAACGTGGCGTACGTGTACTACACCTTCAGCCAAGAAGAGCTCTACAACAG CCTCCTGTTTTCCAAGCCCAATCTGGACACTTTTGACTTCTTTGACCTCATGTGGGCGGTGGGCATCACCGACTTTGTCCTCAAGTTTGTCACCGTTGGACTGAAATGCTTCGTCCTTGTTCTACCTGGCATCTTCTTGGCGTTCAAGTCCAGG GGAAAGTTCTACCTGCTGATCGAGGAGCTGAGTCAGCTGTTTCGCGCCCTGGTTCCCATCCAGCTGTGGTACAAGTACATCGTGGGAGAAGAGCCCTCGGCCAGCTACTTCTTAGGAGCCGCGCTCATGATCGTCTACGGCATCTGCAAG TCCCTTGACATCTGCGGCCGAGCGTCGACCCTCCGCAAGGCCGCCGTCCTGCTCTGCCGCCCTCAG AGTTGCGGCGTGCGCGCCGGCAGCCAGCGATGCAGCGAGGCCGGCGATGTGTGCGCTCTTTGCCAGACGCGTTTCCGCGAGCCCGTCGCCCTCCTGTGCCAG CATATTTTCTGCGAGGAGTGTCTGAGTTCCTGGTTGGACCGGGAGAGGGCGTGCCCCCTGTGTCGCACCACCGTCGTGGAGACCCTCCGATGCTGGAAGGACGGGACCACCTCCGCTCACTTCCAAGTCTACTAA
- the spring1 gene encoding SREBP regulating gene protein: protein MMVLRRLLRKRWVLGIVFGLSLIYFLTSTLKQEERIVGDRALLEVRDTEHRIPWKVRFTLGNSSRQTGRCRNSIQGKTLLTDELGYVCERKDLLVNGCCNIKAPRSRQHVCKSCLADGCCSVYEYCVSCCLRPDKQAHLERFLSRTAQGFQNLFTAVEDLFELCLAKCRTSSQSVQHENTYRNPQAKFCYGESPPELLPI, encoded by the exons ATGATGGTGCTCCGGCGGCTCTTAAGGAAACGCTGGGTGCTGGGAATCGTCTTCGGATTGTCGCTCATCTACTTTCTTACCAGCACGTTGAAACAG GAGGAGCGAATCGTAGGGGACCGCGCCCTTCTGGAAGTGAGAGACACCGAGCATCGCATCCCCTGGAAGGTGCGCTTCACTCTGGGAAACAGCAGCCGACAGACGGGCCGCTGCCGCAACTCCATCCAGGGAAAAACACTGCTCACCGACGAGCTGG GTTACGTGTGTGAGCGCAAAGACCTGCTGGTGAACGGCTGCTGCAACATCAAGGCGCCGCGCAGCCGCCAGCACGTCTGCAAAAGCTGCCTGGCCGACGGCTGCTGTAGCGTGTACGAATACTGCGTGTCCTGCTGCCTCCGGCCGGACAAG CAAGCCCACCTGGAGCGCTTCCTGAGCCGCACCGCCCAAGGCTTCCAAAACCTCTTCACCGCCGTGGAGGACCTCTTTGAGCTTTGCCTGGCCAAGTGTCGCACTTCTTCGCAA AGCGTCCAGCACGAGAACACGTACCGGAACCCCCAAGCCAAGTTCTGCTACGGCGAAAGTCCCCCGGAGCTCCTTCCCATCTAA